One Streptomonospora salina genomic window, AGGAGTCAGGGCGCTGACGGCCCGTATCCCACCCGGGGCTTCCGGGGGACGGGGCGCTCGGCGCGCTCCGCCCGGATTCGGAGTACGGACGGGGCTCGGCGGCGCCCGCGGTTCCCAGAGGGCTCGGCCCTGTACCGGCGAACGGATCCCCGGCGGGACCGTAGCCCCCGGGGCCTTCCGTCCGGCGTTCGGTGCCACCGGGTTCATCGCCGGCGACCGGGTCGCTTCGCACGTCGGAGGGGATGCCGGGCGGAACGGTTCCGGGCGCGTCGCCGTCGGCGGTGCCCGCGGCATCCGAGGGATGCCGCGGGCCGGGTGTCCCGGCCTCGGCTTCCGGCCCGCCGGCGGGGAAGGGCTCGGTGCCGGGTCCGGAGCCGTACGGGGCCGCTCCGGCCGCTGGCCACTCGCCGCTGTCCCGGCCCCGGGCCGTTCCGGCTGCGTACTCCCCACCGGCCGGGGGCTCCCCGAGCGGTGCTCCCCGAGCCCCGTCTGCGGCGCCGCCGGTTCCGGCGCGCACCGTGGAGCCGAATCCGGGATAGCCGCCCGCGCCCTCGACCGTACTCAGCGGAGCGTCTCCGGGCGCGGCGGCCGGGGTGTCCGGCAAGCGGTAGCCGGGCCCGGTGCTGCCCGGCCCGTAGCCGGTGTCCGGCTCCGGCGCGTCGGTTTCCGCGTACCCGGCGCCGGGCGGGAACCCGGTTCCGGGAGCCTCGCCCGGGTCCGCCGGCCGGCCGACGGACCCCTCCTGGCCGTCGGCGCCGTCGGTGCCGGAGTGGCCGGCTTCGTCGGAGGGCGCGGCATAGGGGCGGGTGAACGGCGGCGGGGCCTGCCCGTCCGACGCCGGCCCGGTACTCGCGCCACGCCGATCGCCGGGCAGACCGAGGTCGCCCAGCGCCGAAGGGTAGGGCTCGGCCATACCCGGGCGATCGCCTCCCATGCCCGGGTAGCCGCCGCTGTTGGGAAACGCCGACCGCTCGCGGTCGGCCCCGGCCGGACCGGACCGGTCCGGCTCGTCCCCCTCGGCGGCGCCGTCATAGCTGTCCTGGTACTGGGACTGAGTCCGATGGCGGTCGCCGCTCGGTGTGAACCACGAGTCCGCGGTCTCCGTTCGGGCGTTGTGGTCACCATCGGGCGGTATGTACCGCTGTCCCCCGTTGTCCGTCACTGTCCTCGATCTCCCGACCGCGCGTGCGCGCTGCTCTCCCCATCGATACACGAGTATGCCGAGCCGCAACGACGAACGGCGGCAGCCCACCCGTTAAACGGGTGGACTACCGCCGCCGCTCGACCAACCAATCGCTTCCGCCGATCGACTCTTCAGGTCACCTGCTGTAGGGCCCGAAGTCGTACTCCTCCAGCGGCACGGCTTCTCCCGAGCCCTGCCCGAAGGTGTACTCGCTGGGCTCCTCGTAGCCCGACACCGAGTACATCGACGCCTTCGCCTCCTCGGTCGGCTCGACCCGGACGTTTCGGTACTGCGGCAGACCCGTACCGGCCGGGATGAGCTTACCGATGATGACGTTCTCCTTGAGGCCCACCAGCGGGTCGCTCTTGCCGTGGATGGCGTTCTCGGTCAGCACCCGGGTCGTCTCCTGGAAGGAGGCCGCCGACAGCCACGACTCCGTGGCCAGCGACGCCTTGGTGATACCGAGCAGAACCGGACGGCCGGCCGCCGGCTGGCCGCCTTCGGACACGACGCGGCGGTTGATCGACTCGAACTTGGGCCGCTCGACCATCTCGCCGGGCAGCAGCTCGGTGTCGCCGGACTCCAGGAGGTTCACCCGCTTGAGCATCTGCCGCACGATGATCTCGATGTGCTTGTCGTGAATCGAGACACCCTGCGACTTGTAGACCTCCTGCACCTCCGACACCAGGTGCTGCTGCACGGCCCGCGGGCCCTGGATGCGCAGCACCTCGTGCGGGTTGATGGCGCCCTGGATGAGCTGCTGGCCGACGCCCACGTGGTCGCCGTCGCTGACCAGCAGCTGCGCCCGCATGGGCACCGGGTAGGAGATCTCGTCGGACCCGTCGTTGGGGACCAGGATGATCTTGCGGCTCTTCTCCGTGTCCTCGATCCGGATACGGCCTTCGAGCTCGCTGATCGGGGCGACACCCTTGGGGATGCGGGCCTCGAACAGCTCGGTCACACGCGGCAGACCGTGGGTGATGTCCTGTCCGGCCGAACCGCCCATGTGGAAGGTCCGCATGGTCAGCTGCGTACCGGGCTCACCGATGGACTGCGCCGCGATGATGCCGATGGCCTCGCCGACGTCGACGGGCTTGCCCGTGGCCATCGAGCGGCCGTAGCAGGTGCTGCAGACGCCGATCTTGGCCTCGCAGGTGAGCGAGCTGCGCACGCGCACCCGCTCGACGCCGTTGGCGACCAGCGTGTCGATCGTCGACTCGGAGGTGTCCGCGCCGGCGGGGACGACCACCTTGCCGTCCACCACCGCGTCCTCGGCGATGGTCCGCCCGAAGCCGGTGTTCTCCACGTTGTGCTTGCGCACGACCGTGCCGGCGGCGTTCGTCTCACCGACCTCCTGCCACAGCGCGCGGTCGGTTTGGCAGTCGAACTCGCGGACGATGACGTCCTGGGCGACGTCGACCAGGCGCCGGGTGAGGTACCCGGAGTCGGCCGTCCGCAGGGCGGTGTCGGCCAGGCCCTTGCGCTGACCGTGCGTGGAGATGAAGTACTCCAGCACCGAAAGGCCCTCGCGGTAGGAGGACTTGATCGGACGCGGAATCGTCTCACCGCGGGTGTTGGAGACCAGGCCGCGGATACCGGCGATCTGGCGCACCTGCATCGGGTTGCCTCGGGCACCGGAGTTCACCATCATCCACACCGGGTTGTCGGCGGGAGCGTTGTCCTCCATGTCCGTGGCGACCTCGTTGGTGGCCTTGGTCCAGATCTCGGTGAGCTCCTGTCGGCGCTCGTCGTCGGTGATCAGACCGCGGTCGAACTCGCGCTGGATCTTGTCCGCCTGGCGCTCGTGCCCGTCGAGGATCTCCGTCTTCCGCGGCGGCGCGAGGACGTCGGTGATCCCGATGGTCAGGCCGGACCGGGTCGCCCAGTGGTATCCGGCGTCCTTGAACGCGTCCAGCGTCGAGGCGACCTGGATCTTGGGGTAGCCCTCGGCCAGCTCGTTGACCAGGCTGGACACCTGCTTCTTGCCCACCTGGTAGTTCACGAACGGGTAGTCCGAAGGCGTGGTCTCGTTGAAGAGGTACCGCCCCAGAGTGGTCTCCAGCACGTAGGACTCGCCGGGCTCCTTGGCCTCCTCGGGCTCGACCCAGTCGCGCGGCGGCGGGACGTCGCCTCCGACACGCAGCTTGATCGGCGCCTGCAGGTCGAGCTCACCGAGATCGAAGGCCATGAGCGCCTCGGCCGGATTGCGGAACGCCCGGCCGGCGCCCACGCCGTCCTCTCTGCGCGTCGTCAGGTAGTACAGGCCGATGATCATGTCCTGGGTGGGCATGGTGACCGGCTTGCCGTCGGACGGCTTGAGGATGTTGTTGCTGGCCAGCATCAGCAGTCGCGCCTCGGCCTGGGCCTCGGCGGACAGCGGAAGGTGGACCGCCATCTGGTCGCCGTCGAAGTCGGCGTTGAAGGCGGTGCACACCAGCGGGTGGATCTGGATCGCCTTGCCCTCGACCAGCTGCGGCTCGAAGGCCTGGATGCCCAGACGGTGCAGCGTCGGCGCGCGGTTGAGCATCACCGGGTGCTCGGTGATGACCTCTTCGAGGACGTCCCAGACCACCGGGCGGGACCGCTCGACCATGCGCTTGGCACTCTTGATGTTCTGCGCGTGGTTCAGATCGACCAGGCGCTTCATCACGAACGGCTTGAACAGCTCCAGGGCCATCTGCTTGGGCAGACCGCATTGGTGCAGTTTGAGCTGCGGACCGACGACGATCACCGACCGGCCGGAGTAGTCGACGCGCTTGCCCAGCAGGTTCTGCCGGAAACGGCCCTGCTTTCCCTTGAGCATGTCCGACAGCGACTTGAGCGGACGGTTGCCCGGCCCGGTGACCGGGCGGCCGCGGCGGCCGTTGTCGAACAGCGCGTCGACGGCCTCCTGCAGCATCCGCTTCTCGTTGTTGACGATGATCTCGGGGGCACCGAGGTCGAGGAGCCGCTTGAGGCGGTTGTTCCGGTTGATGACCCGGCGGTACAGGTCGTTCAGGTCCGAGGTCGCGAACCGGCCGCCGTCGAGCTGCACCATGGGGCGCAGGTCCGGCGGGATGACCGGAATGCAGTCCAGCACCATCCCCATGGGGCTGTTGCGGGTGTTCAGGAACGCCGAGACGACCTTGAGCCGCTTCAGGGCGCGGGCCTTCTTCTGGCCCTTGCCGCTGCGGATGGTCTCGCGCAGCCGCTCGGCCTCGGCGTCGAGGTCGAAGTTGGCCAGCCGCTCCTGGATCGCCTGAGCGCCCATGCCGCCGCGGAAGTACTTGCCGAAGCGGTCCCGCATCTCGCGGTAGAGCATCTCGTCGCCTTCAAGGTCCTGGACCTTGAGGTTCTTGAAGCGGTTCCAGACCTCTTCGAGCCGGTCGATCTCGCGCTGGACCCGGTCGCGGATCTGGCGCATCTCGCGCTCGGCCGACTCGCGGACCTTGCGCCGCGCGTCGCCCTTGGCGCCCTGCTCTTCAAGCTCGGCCAGGTCGGCTTCGAGCTTCTTGTGGCGCTCCTCGACGGTGGTGTCGCGGCGCTGCTCCAGGTGCTGGCGCTCCACCGAAATCCGCGCCTCCAGGGAGGGCAGGTCGCGCTCGCGGGCCTCGTTGTCGACCCAGGTGACCATGTAGGCGGCGAAGTAGATGATCTTCTCGAGATCCTTCGGCGCCAGGTCCAGCAGGTAGCCCAGACGGCTGGGCACACCCTTGAAGTACCAGATGTGGGTCACGGGGGCGGCGAGCTCGATGTGGCCCATGCGCTCACGCCGGACCTTGGCCCGGGTGACCTCCACACCGCAGCGCTCGCAGATGATGCCCTTGAAGCGGACCCGCTTGTACTTGCCGCAGTAGCACTCCCAGTCGCGGGTCGGGCCGAAGATCTTCTCGCAGAAGAGCCCGTCCTTTT contains:
- a CDS encoding DNA-directed RNA polymerase subunit beta' → MLDVNFFDELRIGLATADEIRQWSHGEVKKPETINYRTLKPEKDGLFCEKIFGPTRDWECYCGKYKRVRFKGIICERCGVEVTRAKVRRERMGHIELAAPVTHIWYFKGVPSRLGYLLDLAPKDLEKIIYFAAYMVTWVDNEARERDLPSLEARISVERQHLEQRRDTTVEERHKKLEADLAELEEQGAKGDARRKVRESAEREMRQIRDRVQREIDRLEEVWNRFKNLKVQDLEGDEMLYREMRDRFGKYFRGGMGAQAIQERLANFDLDAEAERLRETIRSGKGQKKARALKRLKVVSAFLNTRNSPMGMVLDCIPVIPPDLRPMVQLDGGRFATSDLNDLYRRVINRNNRLKRLLDLGAPEIIVNNEKRMLQEAVDALFDNGRRGRPVTGPGNRPLKSLSDMLKGKQGRFRQNLLGKRVDYSGRSVIVVGPQLKLHQCGLPKQMALELFKPFVMKRLVDLNHAQNIKSAKRMVERSRPVVWDVLEEVITEHPVMLNRAPTLHRLGIQAFEPQLVEGKAIQIHPLVCTAFNADFDGDQMAVHLPLSAEAQAEARLLMLASNNILKPSDGKPVTMPTQDMIIGLYYLTTRREDGVGAGRAFRNPAEALMAFDLGELDLQAPIKLRVGGDVPPPRDWVEPEEAKEPGESYVLETTLGRYLFNETTPSDYPFVNYQVGKKQVSSLVNELAEGYPKIQVASTLDAFKDAGYHWATRSGLTIGITDVLAPPRKTEILDGHERQADKIQREFDRGLITDDERRQELTEIWTKATNEVATDMEDNAPADNPVWMMVNSGARGNPMQVRQIAGIRGLVSNTRGETIPRPIKSSYREGLSVLEYFISTHGQRKGLADTALRTADSGYLTRRLVDVAQDVIVREFDCQTDRALWQEVGETNAAGTVVRKHNVENTGFGRTIAEDAVVDGKVVVPAGADTSESTIDTLVANGVERVRVRSSLTCEAKIGVCSTCYGRSMATGKPVDVGEAIGIIAAQSIGEPGTQLTMRTFHMGGSAGQDITHGLPRVTELFEARIPKGVAPISELEGRIRIEDTEKSRKIILVPNDGSDEISYPVPMRAQLLVSDGDHVGVGQQLIQGAINPHEVLRIQGPRAVQQHLVSEVQEVYKSQGVSIHDKHIEIIVRQMLKRVNLLESGDTELLPGEMVERPKFESINRRVVSEGGQPAAGRPVLLGITKASLATESWLSAASFQETTRVLTENAIHGKSDPLVGLKENVIIGKLIPAGTGLPQYRNVRVEPTEEAKASMYSVSGYEEPSEYTFGQGSGEAVPLEEYDFGPYSR